In Halobacillus amylolyticus, the following proteins share a genomic window:
- a CDS encoding glutathione ABC transporter substrate-binding protein, which yields MKKKSIQWSIFIFLIAIALTGCSGDASTNESGDGGADVSQEITYATTTDVVGLSPIDTNDSVSSAVIEQVYETLFVRDPETMEIKPRLAESYENPNPTTWVIKLKEDITFHDGTPFNAEAVKYTFDQFMSEERAAPRASLLDPVESVEVKDEYTVVIKTKEPYGPLLAALSHTNASIVSPEADKGGDLNQNPVGTGPFVFEEWVQGDHVSLSANEDYWRGAPELESVTMKVVPEYSTAISMLQTGEVQFIDAIPAEQLPRIESLENVEVQKREGTPFYYLGFNMSKEPFNDSNFRKAVSHAINREAYVKQLNGLGIKNESIIGPKVFGYSEDAADAGYSYDPEKAKQLIEEHGFEGQEITMLAANRESYMKMAEIVQAQLTEVGFNVEIETMEWGTFLDTTAEGNFQMTFLGWSNSTADGSELLYPILHSDNIGSSNRMKYNNSEFDQLVEASRTTVDQEVRKEKLKQANLMAVKDGVLVPMHHGVVTVAYDKSVKGLQIDPTGQWSLYNVHRE from the coding sequence ATGAAGAAAAAGAGTATTCAATGGTCGATCTTTATTTTTTTAATCGCAATTGCTTTAACGGGTTGTAGTGGTGACGCTTCAACGAATGAAAGTGGAGATGGTGGAGCAGACGTAAGTCAAGAGATCACGTATGCTACTACCACAGATGTAGTAGGGCTCTCACCTATTGACACAAATGACTCTGTGTCTTCAGCTGTGATTGAACAGGTTTATGAAACATTGTTTGTTAGAGATCCCGAAACAATGGAAATTAAGCCGCGCTTAGCAGAATCCTATGAAAACCCCAACCCTACCACATGGGTAATTAAACTAAAAGAAGACATCACCTTTCATGATGGTACACCTTTTAACGCCGAAGCAGTAAAATATACATTTGACCAGTTTATGAGTGAGGAGAGAGCTGCACCAAGGGCTTCTTTGCTTGATCCAGTTGAATCAGTTGAAGTGAAGGATGAGTACACTGTTGTTATTAAAACAAAAGAGCCTTATGGTCCATTACTAGCAGCACTTTCCCACACAAATGCTTCTATTGTAAGCCCAGAAGCTGATAAAGGTGGGGATTTAAACCAAAATCCAGTAGGGACTGGACCGTTTGTTTTTGAAGAGTGGGTACAAGGAGATCATGTTTCACTTTCAGCAAATGAAGATTACTGGCGGGGTGCTCCTGAGCTTGAAAGTGTCACGATGAAGGTAGTCCCAGAGTATTCCACAGCTATTTCGATGCTGCAGACAGGTGAAGTTCAGTTTATAGATGCGATCCCAGCAGAACAGCTTCCACGTATTGAATCACTAGAGAATGTAGAAGTTCAAAAGAGAGAAGGAACACCTTTTTATTACCTAGGTTTTAATATGAGTAAAGAGCCTTTTAACGATAGTAACTTTAGAAAAGCAGTCTCTCATGCAATCAATCGTGAGGCTTACGTGAAGCAGTTAAATGGACTAGGAATTAAAAATGAAAGCATTATTGGTCCAAAAGTATTCGGTTACAGTGAAGACGCAGCAGATGCAGGGTACAGCTATGATCCGGAAAAAGCGAAGCAGCTTATTGAGGAACATGGATTTGAAGGACAGGAAATCACAATGCTTGCTGCCAACCGTGAGTCTTATATGAAAATGGCAGAAATTGTTCAAGCGCAACTCACAGAAGTCGGATTTAATGTTGAGATTGAAACAATGGAATGGGGAACGTTCCTGGACACTACAGCTGAAGGAAATTTCCAGATGACCTTCCTTGGTTGGTCGAATAGTACAGCTGATGGCAGTGAACTTCTTTACCCAATCTTACACTCCGATAATATTGGTTCATCAAACCGAATGAAATATAACAACAGTGAATTTGACCAACTTGTTGAGGCATCACGGACTACTGTAGATCAAGAAGTACGGAAAGAAAAGCTTAAGCAGGCGAATTTGATGGCTGTTAAAGATGGAGTTTTGGTTCCTATGCACCACGGTGTAGTTACCGTGGCTTACGATAAATCTGTGAAAGGATTGCAGATTGATCCAACAGGACAGTGGTCACTTTATAATGTCCACAGAGAGTAG
- a CDS encoding ABC transporter permease: MASSESIGHGQVTQEVKANKKERMLVKTTKRVLKNKLAVFGLIIIAIQVIMAIFAPLFAGYDPVEQDLPNAQLGILSEGHWLGTDNYGRDIWSRLVFGARISLLVGVTSVTLGLFGGVILGLLSGYYRKLDGPIMRIVDLLFAFPGILLAMLIIAMLGTSLINVVIAISIWSIPTCARIVRGSVLSVKKQEYILAMRSLGASSSRILLKHILPNCTAPIIVFATMRMATAILSTAALSFLGLGAQPPTPEWGAMIAAGQAFMFTSPHMVIVPGIAIMLVVFAFNVVGDGLRDALDPNMDLDA; encoded by the coding sequence ATGGCGAGTTCAGAATCAATTGGCCATGGTCAAGTTACACAAGAGGTAAAAGCAAACAAGAAAGAGCGAATGTTAGTCAAAACCACTAAACGCGTACTAAAAAATAAACTTGCTGTATTTGGACTTATCATTATTGCTATTCAAGTAATTATGGCTATTTTTGCGCCATTGTTTGCGGGGTACGATCCTGTGGAACAAGATCTTCCAAATGCCCAGCTTGGGATTTTGTCTGAGGGACATTGGCTGGGAACTGATAATTATGGAAGAGATATTTGGTCAAGGCTCGTCTTTGGGGCAAGAATTTCATTACTAGTGGGAGTTACATCCGTTACGTTAGGTCTGTTTGGAGGCGTCATTCTTGGGTTGCTTTCAGGTTATTACAGGAAGCTGGATGGACCGATTATGCGAATTGTTGACTTGTTGTTTGCTTTCCCAGGAATCTTGCTTGCGATGTTGATCATCGCTATGTTAGGTACAAGTTTAATAAATGTTGTCATAGCCATAAGTATTTGGTCGATTCCAACCTGTGCAAGGATTGTTCGTGGAAGTGTATTATCTGTGAAAAAACAAGAGTATATTTTGGCCATGAGATCACTTGGAGCAAGCAGTTCCCGTATCCTTTTGAAGCATATCCTGCCTAACTGTACAGCGCCGATCATTGTCTTTGCTACTATGCGGATGGCAACAGCCATTTTATCAACAGCAGCCTTAAGCTTCCTAGGTCTAGGGGCCCAGCCGCCTACACCTGAATGGGGAGCAATGATTGCTGCAGGGCAAGCCTTTATGTTTACCTCTCCGCACATGGTGATTGTTCCTGGAATTGCCATTATGCTCGTCGTATTTGCTTTTAACGTTGTTGGAGATGGTTTAAGGGACGCACTCGATCCTAATATGGATCTTGATGCTTAA
- the nikB gene encoding nickel ABC transporter permease, with protein sequence MVGLIVKRFLQLLLLLFGISFLVFMSMHIAPGDPATIIGGPTATESDLEAIREDLGLNRPVLVQYFDYIRGVVQGDLGYSFQNNQAVAEAIMTRFPQTLKLAVASMLVAILIGVPAGIISAIKQNSWFDFSSTTVALAGISIPNFWLGAMLILVFSVQLQWLPVGGLSAPFWTIEGIKQLILPSITLGTASAAMIARMSRSTMLEVVRADYIRTARAKGAKGSVVIWVHALRNAMIPVITVIGLNFGFLLGGTIIVEQVFAINGVGRLMIDAISARDFPVVQGTVLLVATLFVVMNLIVDIIYAFIDPRISYD encoded by the coding sequence GTGGTTGGTTTAATAGTAAAACGTTTTTTACAGCTTTTACTTCTGCTTTTTGGGATTTCCTTTCTCGTATTTATGAGTATGCACATTGCGCCTGGAGATCCGGCGACAATTATTGGGGGTCCCACTGCAACAGAGTCAGATCTTGAAGCAATACGAGAGGATTTAGGATTAAATAGGCCCGTACTTGTTCAGTACTTCGACTACATAAGGGGTGTTGTACAAGGTGACCTTGGTTATTCGTTTCAAAACAATCAAGCAGTAGCAGAAGCGATAATGACACGGTTTCCTCAGACGCTCAAATTAGCTGTTGCAAGTATGCTTGTAGCGATACTCATTGGAGTGCCCGCAGGAATTATTTCAGCAATAAAACAAAATTCCTGGTTCGACTTTTCAAGTACAACGGTCGCGCTTGCCGGAATTTCTATTCCAAACTTTTGGTTAGGCGCAATGCTCATTTTAGTATTCTCTGTACAGCTACAATGGCTGCCTGTTGGGGGATTGAGTGCACCTTTTTGGACAATTGAAGGGATAAAGCAACTGATTTTGCCGTCAATAACATTGGGGACAGCCTCAGCAGCCATGATCGCAAGAATGAGTCGATCCACTATGCTTGAAGTGGTTCGCGCAGACTATATTCGAACAGCTCGAGCTAAAGGTGCGAAAGGTTCGGTGGTCATTTGGGTACATGCCTTAAGAAATGCAATGATCCCTGTTATCACAGTAATCGGATTGAATTTTGGATTTCTTCTTGGTGGTACGATTATTGTAGAACAGGTTTTCGCAATTAATGGGGTAGGTCGACTGATGATTGATGCGATTTCAGCCCGTGATTTTCCTGTCGTACAAGGAACTGTTCTCTTAGTAGCTACATTATTTGTTGTCATGAATCTGATCGTAGACATTATTTACGCATTTATCGATCCGAGAATCAGCTACGATTAA
- a CDS encoding Lrp/AsnC family transcriptional regulator → MKIDDTDKRILELLIEDGRLSYADIGKTLGLSRVAVRSRVTQLIDCGVIERFTAVVNSEKVGKKVSAFFEVDCEPRSLVEVAENLANNPYVASCYQMTGPSTLHMHVLVKDFKELESFINNELYALEGITRVESHTLLRRFKSRSGLKL, encoded by the coding sequence ATGAAAATTGATGATACGGACAAACGCATCCTCGAATTATTAATTGAGGATGGTCGTCTGTCTTATGCCGATATAGGGAAAACCCTTGGGCTCTCCCGTGTTGCCGTACGGTCAAGAGTAACCCAGCTCATCGACTGCGGGGTTATTGAAAGATTTACAGCGGTGGTGAACAGTGAGAAGGTTGGAAAAAAGGTTTCTGCCTTTTTTGAAGTAGATTGCGAACCACGTTCTCTCGTAGAAGTTGCTGAGAATTTAGCCAATAATCCTTATGTGGCAAGCTGTTATCAAATGACAGGACCAAGTACACTGCATATGCACGTACTAGTCAAAGACTTTAAAGAGCTTGAATCATTTATTAATAACGAACTATACGCTCTTGAAGGGATTACGAGGGTTGAAAGCCATACATTGCTCCGTCGTTTTAAAAGCAGGAGCGGCCTGAAGTTATAA
- a CDS encoding NUDIX hydrolase encodes MSYVEDLRKMVGHRPLILVGSVVVIVNNEGEVLLQQRRFPEGAWGLPGGLMELGESTEDAAKREVFEETQLYVRNLKLLNVYSGEAYFTTAKNGDEFYSVTTAYVTSFYRGSLQADLEESIQCSFLNPADLPEKMIGSHRQIIEDYLRYDSI; translated from the coding sequence ATGAGCTATGTAGAAGACCTTAGAAAAATGGTTGGACACCGTCCGTTAATTCTTGTCGGTTCTGTAGTAGTGATCGTGAATAATGAGGGAGAAGTTCTTCTTCAGCAAAGACGGTTTCCTGAAGGGGCATGGGGGCTCCCTGGAGGATTAATGGAACTTGGCGAGTCAACAGAAGATGCAGCGAAAAGGGAAGTATTTGAAGAAACCCAACTCTATGTCCGTAATTTAAAGCTGCTCAACGTTTATTCTGGAGAAGCCTATTTTACAACAGCAAAGAATGGTGATGAATTCTATTCTGTGACTACGGCCTATGTTACTTCATTTTATAGAGGAAGTTTACAGGCTGACCTCGAGGAATCCATTCAATGTTCTTTCCTAAACCCTGCAGATCTACCAGAAAAGATGATAGGCAGTCATCGCCAGATTATTGAGGATTATTTACGTTATGACAGTATTTAA
- a CDS encoding GNAT family N-acetyltransferase: protein MERNNEFTEYLHQKIMEYNKEFSLHHSLMKRQDSTQPINMIVMNRHNKWVGGMSAELYSNWLEIVDFWFAKSYRGIGIGTELLHKVESIARKRGADYSMITTFEFQARAFYEAKGYRIVGELKDYPPGSSFYTMVKGL from the coding sequence ATGGAAAGAAATAATGAATTCACGGAGTACCTTCATCAAAAGATTATGGAATACAACAAAGAATTTTCTTTGCATCATAGTCTTATGAAACGTCAAGACTCGACTCAGCCGATTAATATGATTGTGATGAATAGACATAATAAATGGGTTGGGGGTATGTCGGCAGAACTCTATTCTAACTGGCTTGAAATTGTCGACTTTTGGTTTGCAAAGTCGTATCGTGGGATAGGGATTGGAACAGAGTTACTTCATAAAGTAGAGTCTATAGCTAGGAAGAGGGGAGCTGATTATTCAATGATCACGACATTTGAATTTCAGGCAAGAGCTTTCTATGAAGCGAAGGGGTACAGAATCGTTGGTGAATTGAAGGATTATCCGCCAGGGTCAAGTTTTTATACAATGGTCAAAGGTTTGTGA
- a CDS encoding HIT family protein, whose product MNMENTCPLCHLKGDADQQIIFENETCYFIQKESEQHVLEGSGLIIPKTHTETVFDLSAKQWSDSQQLLKKAKERLDELHSPDGYSVGWNTGETGGQSIPHAHLHVIPRYQDEPYAGKGIRYWIKQSNNARKMTK is encoded by the coding sequence ATGAACATGGAAAATACTTGTCCGCTTTGCCACCTTAAGGGGGATGCAGATCAACAAATTATTTTTGAAAACGAAACATGTTATTTTATTCAAAAAGAATCAGAACAACATGTATTAGAGGGAAGCGGATTAATTATCCCCAAGACACATACAGAAACGGTGTTTGATCTTTCGGCTAAGCAGTGGTCCGATTCACAACAACTGTTGAAGAAGGCGAAAGAAAGGTTAGACGAGCTACATTCCCCAGATGGATACAGTGTAGGCTGGAATACAGGTGAAACGGGGGGACAATCGATCCCGCATGCCCATTTACATGTTATACCAAGGTATCAAGATGAGCCATACGCCGGTAAAGGAATTCGCTATTGGATTAAACAGTCCAACAACGCTCGGAAAATGACAAAATAA
- a CDS encoding dicarboxylate/amino acid:cation symporter: MKLTAKIMIGLVLGAVVGLALHFLAPDLFDTLDAYVFGPLGTLFLNLIKMLVVPIVFFSITLGVAALGDPKKLGRIGGKTIAFFLATTTIAISIAIGLAYLFQPGNTGIDTTGAEYESEAAPSVVETFTSIIPTNPIQSMAEGNMLQIIAFSIFIGFALTMLGKKVEGVTKVIEQGNEIMMFLVNLIMRFAPYGAFGLLASAIGQMGLDGAKAMAAYMLVVLLGLFLHAFVVYGGAVSLIGKMNPIRFFKGFFPAATVGFSTSSSSSTLPVSMKTAQENLGVPKSISGFVQPLGATINMDGTAIMQGVATIFIAQVYGTDLAFTQLIMVVVTAVLASIGTAGVPGVGLIMLAMVLNQVSLPVEGIALIIGIDRVLDMTRTAINITGDAACAVVVSETEKKHGLPEETPETDISYVSS; encoded by the coding sequence ATGAAATTAACAGCAAAGATTATGATTGGACTTGTTCTTGGTGCTGTTGTCGGTTTAGCTTTGCATTTCTTAGCTCCGGACTTATTTGATACCTTGGATGCATACGTGTTTGGTCCACTTGGAACACTCTTTCTAAACTTAATTAAGATGCTAGTTGTTCCTATTGTGTTCTTCTCTATCACTTTAGGTGTGGCTGCATTAGGGGATCCAAAAAAGTTAGGGCGCATAGGTGGAAAAACCATTGCATTCTTCTTAGCCACTACCACCATCGCTATCTCGATAGCCATCGGTTTGGCTTACCTTTTCCAACCAGGCAATACTGGGATCGACACAACTGGGGCTGAATACGAAAGTGAGGCAGCTCCATCAGTAGTTGAAACGTTTACAAGTATTATTCCTACGAACCCTATCCAGTCTATGGCTGAAGGAAATATGCTGCAAATTATCGCCTTTTCTATCTTCATTGGATTTGCACTAACTATGCTAGGTAAAAAGGTTGAAGGTGTAACGAAAGTGATTGAACAAGGGAATGAAATTATGATGTTCCTTGTTAATTTAATTATGCGCTTTGCTCCTTATGGCGCCTTTGGTTTACTAGCCTCTGCCATCGGTCAGATGGGACTTGACGGTGCAAAAGCTATGGCAGCCTATATGCTTGTCGTCTTACTTGGATTGTTCCTGCACGCATTTGTCGTCTACGGGGGCGCTGTTTCTTTAATCGGTAAAATGAATCCGATTCGTTTCTTCAAAGGATTCTTCCCAGCAGCAACTGTTGGATTTAGTACATCAAGCAGTAGCTCAACATTACCGGTTTCCATGAAAACGGCGCAAGAAAACTTGGGTGTACCCAAATCGATCAGTGGCTTTGTGCAGCCCTTAGGCGCAACCATAAATATGGACGGTACAGCAATAATGCAAGGGGTTGCAACGATATTCATTGCTCAAGTATACGGCACTGACTTAGCTTTCACTCAACTTATTATGGTTGTCGTTACAGCCGTGTTAGCAAGTATCGGGACTGCAGGTGTACCAGGTGTTGGACTGATTATGCTTGCTATGGTTTTAAATCAAGTATCCCTGCCAGTGGAAGGGATCGCTCTAATTATTGGGATCGACCGTGTACTCGACATGACTCGTACAGCTATCAACATTACAGGTGATGCTGCTTGTGCTGTTGTTGTATCAGAAACAGAGAAGAAACATGGTTTACCTGAAGAAACACCAGAAACGGATATTAGTTACGTTAGCAGCTAA
- a CDS encoding phosphotransferase: MTDTFSNFLQSSPTYCRAFIHGDLTASNILFDEGNITGIIDFFLRIISCLIQFCPSLFVYHARKSAKSATISLTSAS; the protein is encoded by the coding sequence GTGACTGATACTTTTTCTAACTTCTTACAATCCTCCCCCACTTATTGCAGAGCCTTTATACATGGCGATCTAACCGCTTCGAACATTTTGTTTGATGAAGGAAACATTACGGGGATCATCGATTTTTTCCTTCGGATTATTTCATGCCTTATTCAGTTTTGTCCCAGCCTCTTCGTTTATCATGCTCGAAAATCTGCTAAATCTGCAACCATATCACTAACGAGTGCCTCCTGA
- a CDS encoding TIGR02679 family protein, with translation MSSENMKAALDYFKDDPGFQQLFAQFKKKYESLGRIGGAVDISAYSNKEVQPIARFFGKSEEELLSQKKVSLVRFEKQLQNTKFEGLSLKELLEAFFQTTLISKKEAKLSKQHKEQVLLEKWATQFPELAEWMSYLEGRHPDSYWIYGLLDQPVQFECKLAVLTRSIRDLPNSFERLPVFSQKITGDPHALDLNTVLGKLWIHVLAVTDGVVIPSDSEAINSLLQKYNLLRDDITNYVTVANLLAEKDAEVHPLWEAAAQTVSVMNVPLREIVQLTSVYPASDGTTVWVVENSGVFSSILDQVPNAPLICTHGQFKLAALQLLDQLVRNGCMIYYSSDLDPEGVRMATRLYNRYPNSVHYWRMDVDAYEKSLSEVHLNVERLNRLASVDDAYLQPVLDRMRFTKKAGYQEALVSDMVADLADFRA, from the coding sequence ATGAGTAGTGAAAACATGAAAGCAGCGTTAGATTACTTTAAAGATGATCCAGGATTTCAACAGCTGTTTGCTCAGTTTAAAAAGAAATATGAATCGTTAGGACGGATTGGCGGGGCCGTCGACATTTCCGCCTACTCAAATAAAGAAGTACAGCCGATCGCTAGATTCTTTGGTAAATCGGAGGAGGAGCTTTTATCCCAGAAAAAAGTATCCCTGGTCCGATTTGAGAAGCAGCTGCAAAACACAAAATTTGAAGGACTCTCTTTAAAGGAACTACTGGAAGCCTTTTTTCAAACCACCCTAATTTCGAAAAAAGAGGCGAAGCTATCCAAGCAGCATAAAGAACAAGTACTGCTTGAAAAGTGGGCGACTCAGTTTCCGGAACTCGCGGAATGGATGAGCTATTTGGAAGGAAGGCATCCTGATAGCTACTGGATTTACGGATTACTTGATCAGCCTGTCCAATTTGAATGCAAATTAGCTGTCTTAACTCGTTCGATCCGCGATCTCCCGAATAGTTTCGAACGTCTGCCTGTATTTAGCCAAAAAATTACTGGAGATCCACATGCTCTCGATTTGAATACAGTCTTAGGAAAGCTATGGATTCATGTCCTAGCTGTAACGGATGGTGTAGTGATACCAAGTGATAGTGAAGCAATCAATAGTCTACTGCAGAAATACAACCTGCTTCGGGATGACATTACAAACTATGTAACGGTCGCAAATCTATTAGCTGAAAAAGATGCAGAAGTCCATCCATTATGGGAGGCAGCTGCCCAAACAGTCAGTGTGATGAATGTACCACTGAGGGAAATTGTTCAGCTCACTTCCGTGTATCCAGCCAGCGATGGTACAACCGTGTGGGTTGTAGAAAACTCCGGGGTCTTTTCAAGTATACTGGATCAAGTACCGAACGCACCGTTGATTTGTACTCATGGCCAATTCAAGTTGGCAGCCCTTCAATTATTAGATCAGCTTGTACGAAATGGTTGTATGATCTATTACTCTAGTGACCTGGATCCAGAAGGTGTGAGAATGGCGACACGTCTTTATAACCGCTATCCAAACTCCGTTCATTACTGGAGGATGGATGTGGATGCCTATGAGAAATCCCTATCTGAAGTACACTTGAATGTGGAGCGGTTGAATAGGCTTGCCTCTGTTGACGATGCCTATTTACAACCAGTTTTGGACAGAATGAGATTCACAAAAAAAGCTGGTTATCAGGAGGCACTCGTTAGTGATATGGTTGCAGATTTAGCAGATTTTCGAGCATGA